A region of the Romboutsia hominis genome:
AAATTGAGTTATAGGAGTTGATACTTTCTTATTTTTGCTCCAACTTTTTAAATGTTTTATAGCGTAGTTTATCTCCTCTAATACTATACCAATTTCTGTTTCATATCCTTCAAAATGTGATTTTCCTAAATCTTTATAAAGTGCATTAAGTATAGCCTCTTCATTTTCTACTATAGCTTTTTTAAGAGTTTTTAATTTATCTAATCTAAAGTTTATATCTTTAGTCTTATTGCTTTCAAAGTATAACCTTTGATTATTTAATATATCTTTTATCAATCTCTCATCTCTTTTCTGTGAATTTACATATATTGTATTATTATAATTATATATTATTTATTGTATATTGAGGAGGTTGTTATGGTCTATTTATTATTTTTTTTTATGACTTTATCTTTAATAAGCCTTATTTATTTTACATATAAACCTTTTAAAAATTTAAGGCCTATTTTAAAAACTGTAACTAGCTTATTATTTATAGGAATATGTATAAATGGATATAGTTCTAGTAATAATTTTACTTATTTTATACTTATACTTATGGGGCTTATATTTTCACTATTTGGAGATATATTTCTTATATTTGAGAATGGAAGTAAAAACTCTATGGGTAATGCTTTTATTCATGGTCTTTTAAGCTTTAGTATAACTCATATATTCTTTTCCTTATGTTTTGTATCTATTACTTCTTTAACTGTTTATGATATTTTATTTACTGCTATACTTTCCATAGGTTCTTTATCTATACTAAAGTCTATTAAAAACTTTGATTTTAAAGGAGTATTTAGATATATAGCCTTTTATGCTGTACTTATTAGCTTTATGTTTATAAAATCAATATCTTTATATTTAGTAGGATTTAATAATTTTGGAGTATTTTTAGTTATAATTGGAGCATTATTATTTATAGTTTCTGATTTAATATTGTCTTTTGTATATTTTTATAGAGATTGTCCAAAATTTATGGCAGGTCTTAATCTTTTAGTTTATTACATTGCACAATGTTGTATAGCATTAAGTGTTTCATACATGTAAAAATACCCCTATGTCTTAAGTTTTGACGTATGGGTTATTTTATTAAATTTTATATTTTAGCTTTTTTATATAATAGTAAATAAATAATTGAAACTATCATTGAAACTAATAATAGACTTAAAAATAACCAAGACTTATTAAAATTATATACATGTGCAGATAACATTGGCCCAAGTGCATATCCAAAAGATTCAGATGCTCCAACTATACCAAATACGCTACCCTTTATTTTAGGATTTTCCCCAAACTCTGATAAAAGACTTTGAAGTGAAGCATTTAAAAAAGTTGCTCCAAGAAAATATACTATTATTATAGTGGTAAATATAGATATGCTTCTTGTAAAGGATAATCCAAGTAAGGTTATATTAATAACACAAAAAAATAAAAATAATTGTCTTTTATTTCCTATCTTATCACTTACCCACCATGCAATAGGTGCTCCTAACCCAAATTCAAATAAGTATATTGATATAATTGATGAAGTGTACGATGTAGTAGCTCCCAGCACTTCCTGTCCATAAAAATGGAATAAAGCAACTACACATCCATATATATAGTCTCCTAAAAATGCAATAGCGCATAACATAATTATTTTATATTTTAAACTATATCTTTTAATTTCTTCTTTTATAGCTTTCTTTTTGCTACTACACTTAGAATGATCCAATTTGCCTTTTTCTATCTTAAATATTACATATATAAGTGTAAGCAATATCCCTCCTGAAGATAAATAAAATACAATATCATAACTACCAGTATTTGATAAAATGTATCCAGCAATAGCAGCACCTATTCCTCCACCGAATGTAAAAACTGCTGCTGCTAATCCTGTACTTTCTCCTCTTCTAGTTACTTCTACGGATCTTGATAATATAGAATAAGTAGCAGGTGCTAACATACCAAGTACTGCTCCTTGTATTATGTATAAGCTTTCTGCTATTATATGCTTATTTGTTATGGTATAACAAAATGGAACAAAGGTCATTAGTATCAAAGCAAATATTAAAGTTTTTTATCTCCTATATAATCAGATACTCTCCCAAATAGAATCTGTGCTAGTGTTTTGCTTACTCCATATAAAGACATTATAGTACCAATCATAACTGTAGTTATTCCAATTGAATCAAGGAAAAGTGGTATTATAGGAATCATAAAGCTATAACTTATTCCAAATATAAATCTATAAGTACAAAATTGTCTAAGTTCTAGCTTTTGAAAGAGAACATTGTTTTTTATACTCATATCTACCTCCTAAGTATGAGCAGATTGTTTTTGTAAAGTTTCTGTCCACTTTAGTATATTCAAGTAATCTTAATATTATTATTTAACATTCAAAGCATATACGTTTTATTTAATTAATAATATACAACTGTAAGATATAAAATGAGGAGCAATCATTTTGATAGCTCCTCGTTTTATATAAATTTAAAATTCGTAAATTTTAAGCTATATTCTGTCTTTAAATATATTATATATACCTTAATTCAAGTTTATATGAATATGATTTTTTCCTTCTCCGTATCTTTTTAAAGGTTTTACAGTAGGTCCTTCTAATACATTTCCTTTATAATCATATCTAGAAGCATGGCATGGGCAGTCCCAAGTTTTTTCTGCTGAATTAAATCTAAGTTCGCAACCTAGATGAGTACAAGTTATATCAACTATATAAAGTTCATCATTAAGATGTCTATAAGCCCCATATCTTTTTCCATCAATAGTTACAATCTGCCCTTCTCCTTTTTCTATATATAATTCTTCTTTTCCTATATTAAATTTCCCTTTTATATACTCTATTGTCATATTTAAATTTTCTTTATAAAAATCTGTTGTTAAATAGCTACTTTTTCTAGATGGATTAAATAGATTTTCATATATAGATTCTTTTTTAGCTATAAGATCACTTATTATTATTGCTGATAAAGTTCCATTACTCATTCCCCACTTAGAAAATCCTGTAGCTACATATACATTGTCTTGTTTTTTGTTTATATAACCTATATAAGGTAGGTAGTCATAACTCATATAATCTTGAGCTGACCATTGATATTTAAATTCTTTAATTTTAAATTTATCTTTTGCATAATTTTTTAGTTTTTCATACATTTCTTCTTCATTTTTACACTGACCAACTTTATGATCTCCACCACCAAATATTAATAGTTTTCTGTTACCTTCATTATAAGTTCTAAATGTTATCCCTTGTTCCTCAACTCCTAAAAACATTCCTGGGATTATGTCTTTTTCTAGTTTGCCAGCTATTAAATAAGACCTTCCTCCCTTTTCTTTTGCAAAGTAAAGGTTTTTACCATCATACCAAGGCATATGTGATGCTATTACAACTATATCTGCAAAAATTTTATTATTTTTGTTGGTTCTTAATTCACAAACTTCTCCTTTATTAAAGTCAACTATAGGTGTATTTTCATAAACTTTAACCCCTAAGTTTATACATTCTTTTAGTAATCCATCTATATACTTTTTAGGATTAAATTGACATTGATTTTTAAAACTAATAGCTCCCTTCACATCTACTGGTAAATCTAAACTTTTATGGTACTCGCAATCAATCCCTATTTTTTTACAAATCTCATATTCCTCTTTTAATTCTTCTAAGTAATTTTCATTTTGTGCAAGTATATATGAGTCTTCTCTTTTTAAATTACAGTCTATATTGTGTTCTTTTGTTATTTTTTCAATTAAATTAAGTGCCTGATTATTACCTTCATAGTATAATTTAGCATCTTCTATTCCGTACTTTTGGTTTAGCTTTGAATATATTATTCCATGTTGTGAAGTTATCTTTCCAGTATTTCTCCCAGAACCTCCATAACCTATTTTATTAGCATCAACAATAGTAGATTTTAAACCATTTTTAGCTAATAAATAAGCTGTTGTAACTCCTACTATTCCTCCACCAACTATTAAAATATTTGTTTTTATATTTTTTTCTAAGTTACCTAACTCACTATGCTTAGAGCTTAAAATCCAATAAGATTCATTCATTTCATTTCTCCTTAATTTAATTTGTCCATGATATAGTATATTTCCCATTAAAATACATAATTATTATAAATATTGAGCTTAAATATACAAATAAACCATTATAAATACATAAACAAAAAGCTATCTTACTTTGTAAGATAGCTTTTTGTTATTTTTAATTAATCTTATTTATAAAGTTAATTAATTCTTATTATTTGCATATTAACTGAATTTGGTATTGTTTTTATATTTCTGTTAGAAAAATTATATAAGTCAAGCTCCTCTTCACAATTTCCAGTAGTATATATAGCTCCATTACTAATTGAATTTTTAATACCTTCTTCACAGTATGCTAGTGACCCTTTGATTAAAGCTTCATTTACTCTAAGTCCAACTATATAAGTATTATACGAATTTCCTGTTACTGTATACTTAATATAATATGTGGCATTTGGAGATAAAACTACAGTCATGCCATCATTTTTAACACTTATATCTGTACCATTTATAAAACTAGAATTAAATACAAATCTTGATGTTGGGCTAATACTTACTGATTCTGACTGAACTAGATAAGCATTATTTTGAACTGTTGAATTTCCTTTTTCTCCTCTTGGTCCCTGTGGTCCAATCTTACCTTGAAGCCCTTGTTCTCCTTTTTCTCCTCTTGGCCCTTGTGGCCCTGTTTTACCTTCAAGTCCTGGTTCTCCCTTTTCTCCTCTTGGCCCTTGTGGCCCTATCTTACCTTGAAGCCCTTTTTCTCCTCTTGGCCCCTGTGGTCCTACCTTCCCTTCAGGTCCTTGCTCCCCTTTTTCTCCTCTTGGTCCCTGTGGTCCTATCTTACCTTCAGGTCCTTGCTCTCCTTTCTCTCCTCTTGGTCCCTGTGGCCCTATCTTACCTTGAAGCCCTTGTTCTCCTTTTGGTCCCTGTGGTCCTACCTTCCCTTCAGGTCCTTGCTCCCCTTTTTCTCCTCTTGGTCCCTGTGGTCCTATCTTACCTTCAGGTCCTTGCTCCCCTTTTTCTCCTCTTGGTCCCTGTGGTCCTATCTTCCCTTCAGGTCCTTGCTCCCCTTTTTCTCCTCTTGGTCCCTGTGGTCCTATCTTACCTTCAGGTCCTTGCTCTCCTTTCTCTCCTCTTGGTCCCTGTGGTCCTACCTTCCCTTCAGGTCCTTGCTCTCCTTTCTCTCCTCTTGGTCCCTGTGGTCCTATCTTACCTTGAGGACCTTGTTCTCCTTTCGCTCCCCTTCCTACTGTTTCTCTTTTATATTTATCATACGTACGCTCTATAACTTTGGAGTTATCGCATTCTATATCATTTTTAGATGATTTTGATTTTGAAGCATATCTTTTATATTTATCCAACACGCTCTCCCCCTTGCCTACTCTTAATTATAATATCTTTCTACCACTATAATTTATATGCTATAAATATAATCTTAAATTCTTAAAATATTACTAAAACAAGTATTAATATTTTATATTTATACTTATTTTTTATATTCTAAATACATTAATTCCTTTTATATTCCAAGTATATTTATATAGTTTCTGCAGCCATATACATTTGATACCTTATATTCTTTATCTGCCTCACAATTTGATTTATAGTAATATCTTATAAATGGATACTCTATGCTATCATCATCTATAATAGGTGTGCCCCATGATTTACCAAAATCAGAAGATTTACTTATATTTAAATTTCCATATTCTATCCATTGCATATGTAAAATATTTTTATGTTCTATTATATGAGGGATATTACAAGCTGAGGATTTATTTACATATACACTGTCACTTATCGATATGCCTTCTTTATTTAAATCGACTCTTTTATAGATTGGTTGGTATTTACTAGAATTGTTTTCTGAATAGGCTATATGGTACGTATTGTTTGTTCCTTTTGTAACTGATAAATGGATTTTTTCTTTGTTTGAATTGGTTATTTGTATTGGATTATACCAAATTGAGTTTTCATGATTTAAGGTACACATAAATACTTCCTCGTATCCTTTTACTACTTTAAAGTAAAACACACTTATATTGGTATTATCACATATTACAGTAAAATTATTTATATCTTCATATCCGACTATATCTATAATTGACATTATATCTTCTTTATCTCTTTTTATATTATGAATTAATTTGTATAATTTACTTTTATTATCCTTTAAATAATATATGATATGAATATCTTTACCTATCTTACTTATATATGGAAAACTTATTGTATGTTTAGAATTATCATAACTAATAATACTAGCTTTATTTATTTTGTCATTATTTATGTCTATTTTAATTAAGCTTCCCTGCTTATCATCATATATTCCATATATGTTATCTTGTTCATCTATATCAAACCATATATCTGTACTTCCTTTTATATTATCAATTACTTTACTTGAAGATATTAACTCGAAGTTTGAATCAAAATTTGCTATATTAATTCCATTCTTAAAAAATATCTTTGATATACACTTATCTGATTTTCTTATTAGTATTTCAGTATTTTGTATAAATGTCATCCTACCCCCTCCTTAATAATACTACAATATATTCATATAGATAATATTTATACCTTGTTAAAAAATATTTTATTTAGATACAAGCTGTAACAATTGTCCTTTTATTTCATATCATATGGGTAAGAAGATTAAAATCTTTTTATAAATTAATATAATTGGGAGGATATTTATAGATGGATGACTTTAGAGGTTTGACAACAAAAAAATTTGTGCCATCAGATTATTGTTCTGACGGATGCTGTAAAGGTTTAAAATGGGATTGTAAGGATACATTATGCTACCCAATATTAACTAATAGAATATTTAGCTGCGCAATTTTAAAAAGTGCGACACTATCAACAATTTTAAGAAATGCTACATTTAAAGTAGTAACACCTTTGACTTATGGTTTAGCTGGTGAAAAAGTATGTATAAAAGAAGTAGTAGGTGTTAAATATAAATGCTTAGGTTTAAGAAATAATTATAGCGATGATCCAAAGCACCCTGATGCTATCCTTAAAGAGTGTTTAGACGATGAAGATTTATGTTTTAAACCTATTAGTGGACCTATTTGCTCTTGTAAAGATTCTAGTGGTTATTCTAAAAAATTATACAACGAGTATATATCAAAAGAAAAATTTCAAAAGCACTATTGTTTAGATGATATTTGCAATACTAAAGGTTGCGATGATGAATCAGAAGGAATTAAGATAAAAATATATCATAATGATGTAGAATATTACGTATGTGATTTTAAGGTAATAGTAAAAGCTCAGTTAAAAGATTGCCCAGATAAAGAGTTTTTAGGTGTGTTTGAAATCCCTGGAATTACAAAGTTAAGTGATTGTATAAATCTTAATAATCTTAAAGAAACAGGTTTAGGACTTCCATCTCCTTATTTCTACGGAAACCTATGTGTTCCTTTTGAAAGAGATTCTTTAATATACAAAAAATTCGATGGTAGATTTAAGGTAGATTGTGTTACTAGAGCTAGTGAATTATACCCTGTATAT
Encoded here:
- a CDS encoding lysoplasmalogenase; the encoded protein is MVYLLFFFMTLSLISLIYFTYKPFKNLRPILKTVTSLLFIGICINGYSSSNNFTYFILILMGLIFSLFGDIFLIFENGSKNSMGNAFIHGLLSFSITHIFFSLCFVSITSLTVYDILFTAILSIGSLSILKSIKNFDFKGVFRYIAFYAVLISFMFIKSISLYLVGFNNFGVFLVIIGALLFIVSDLILSFVYFYRDCPKFMAGLNLLVYYIAQCCIALSVSYM
- a CDS encoding FAD-dependent oxidoreductase, translating into MNESYWILSSKHSELGNLEKNIKTNILIVGGGIVGVTTAYLLAKNGLKSTIVDANKIGYGGSGRNTGKITSQHGIIYSKLNQKYGIEDAKLYYEGNNQALNLIEKITKEHNIDCNLKREDSYILAQNENYLEELKEEYEICKKIGIDCEYHKSLDLPVDVKGAISFKNQCQFNPKKYIDGLLKECINLGVKVYENTPIVDFNKGEVCELRTNKNNKIFADIVVIASHMPWYDGKNLYFAKEKGGRSYLIAGKLEKDIIPGMFLGVEEQGITFRTYNEGNRKLLIFGGGDHKVGQCKNEEEMYEKLKNYAKDKFKIKEFKYQWSAQDYMSYDYLPYIGYINKKQDNVYVATGFSKWGMSNGTLSAIIISDLIAKKESIYENLFNPSRKSSYLTTDFYKENLNMTIEYIKGKFNIGKEELYIEKGEGQIVTIDGKRYGAYRHLNDELYIVDITCTHLGCELRFNSAEKTWDCPCHASRYDYKGNVLEGPTVKPLKRYGEGKNHIHINLN
- a CDS encoding collagen-like protein — encoded protein: MDKYKRYASKSKSSKNDIECDNSKVIERTYDKYKRETVGRGAKGEQGPQGKIGPQGPRGEKGEQGPEGKVGPQGPRGEKGEQGPEGKIGPQGPRGEKGEQGPEGKIGPQGPRGEKGEQGPEGKIGPQGPRGEKGEQGPEGKVGPQGPKGEQGLQGKIGPQGPRGEKGEQGPEGKIGPQGPRGEKGEQGPEGKVGPQGPRGEKGLQGKIGPQGPRGEKGEPGLEGKTGPQGPRGEKGEQGLQGKIGPQGPRGEKGNSTVQNNAYLVQSESVSISPTSRFVFNSSFINGTDISVKNDGMTVVLSPNATYYIKYTVTGNSYNTYIVGLRVNEALIKGSLAYCEEGIKNSISNGAIYTTGNCEEELDLYNFSNRNIKTIPNSVNMQIIRIN